From the Chitinispirillales bacterium genome, one window contains:
- a CDS encoding pyridoxamine 5'-phosphate oxidase family protein, with product MRRIDREIIDINEKLKIISECKVCRLGLCDNNYPYVIPMNYGFSYDDGKLVLYFHGAAQGRKIDVIKKNNNACFEIDCDTKLVEKETPCDYGYEFRSIIGFGKIVLPNTKDEKIKGLNYLMKQQTGKDIKYDFDENRLNGVLVFKMSVEEFSGKQNIVGRQ from the coding sequence ATAATCGATATAAACGAGAAATTGAAAATCATTTCCGAATGTAAAGTTTGCAGGCTTGGATTGTGCGATAACAATTATCCGTACGTCATACCGATGAATTACGGTTTTTCGTATGACGACGGGAAACTTGTTTTATATTTTCATGGCGCCGCGCAAGGCAGGAAGATTGACGTTATTAAGAAAAACAATAATGCGTGTTTTGAGATTGATTGCGATACGAAATTAGTCGAAAAAGAAACTCCCTGTGATTACGGTTATGAATTTAGAAGTATAATCGGCTTTGGAAAGATTGTTTTACCGAATACTAAAGACGAAAAAATAAAGGGCTTGAATTATTTAATGAAACAGCAAACCGGAAAAGATATAAAATACGATTTTGATGAAAACCGGTTAAACGGCGTTCTTGTTTTTAAGATGTCGGTGGAAGAGTTTAGCGGGAAACAAAATATAGTCGGGCGGCAATAA